The following are from one region of the Silene latifolia isolate original U9 population chromosome 9, ASM4854445v1, whole genome shotgun sequence genome:
- the LOC141602248 gene encoding uncharacterized protein LOC141602248, with product MFVLPRGIIKSIEATCRNYLWESGTEYKRVPLVAWDKICKPKEEGGLGLKDQEVWNKAMVGRLVNWIAEKRDSIWVQWVQCNHIRGRDWFEYSPSTNSSWVWRRICKVKQELAHGFVDGVWVVQPTGYTPSGCYEWLRNVSPPTYWSKVVWNSWALPKHQFMGWLVAHEALNTVDKMLTYGMDVDACCLLCGQANESLAHLFFDCQYSRRVMMSLQQVTGCSFPLAVDLSWWSNRGGTIVQRGVQIALFLGALYSIWFQRKKCRNDTVLMHPRYVALQISDGMRARIRGRGREKLNANDVTWLCHKNLM from the coding sequence ATGTTTGTATTACCCAGGGGCATCATTAAGAGTATAGAAGCCACCTGTAGAAACTATCTGTGGGAGAGTGGTACAGAATATAAAAGGGTCCCTTTAGTGGCATGGGATAAAATTTGTAAGCCAAAGGAAGAAGGAGGACTAGGACTGAAGGATCAGGAGGTATGGAACAAGGCAATGGTGGGTCGTCTGGTGAATTGGATTGCTGAGAAAAGAGACTCCATTTGGGTACAGTGGGTACAGTGTAACCATATCAGAGGGAGAGACTGGTTTGAGTACAGTCCTTCAACTAACTCAAGCTGGGTTTGGAGAAGGATCTGTAAGGTTAAGCAGGAACTAGCTCATGGATTTGTGGATGGGGTATGGGTGGTCCAACCGACGGGATACACTCCCAGTGGTTGTTATGAATGGCTCAGGAATGTTAGTCCTCCTACATACTGGAGTAAGGTGGTCTGGAATAGTTGGGCTCTACCTAAACACCAATTCATGGGATGGTTAGTGGCTCATGAGGCACTTAACACTGTGGATAAAATGTTAACCTATGGGATGGATGTTGATGCTTGCTGCCTGCTATGTGGACAGGCTAATGAATCCCTGGCTCACCTGTTCTTTGACTGCCAGTACAGCAGACGAGTGATGATGTCTTTACAGCAGGTTACAGGTTGCAGCTTCCCTTTGGCTGTTGATTTATCTTGGTGGTCTAATAGAGGAGGTACAATTGTCCAGAGAGGAGTTCAGATTGCACTGTTTTTGGGGGCACTTTACTCTATCTGGTTTCAGAGAAAAAAGTGCAGAAATGATACGGTCCTCATGCATCCAAGATATGTTGCTTTGCAGATAAGTGATGGAATGAGAGCTAGAATTAGAGGAAGAGGTAGGGAGAAATTGAATGCTAATGATGTAACTTGGCTTTGCCATAAGAACCTTATGTAA